The nucleotide sequence GGCCTGTGTTTACAGTAAACCGTTACAGTAGTAGGCCTGTGTTTACAGTAAACCGTTACAGTAGTAGGCCTGTGTTTACAGTAAACCGTTACAGTAGTAGGCCTGTGTTTACAGTAAACCGTTACAGTAGTAGGCCTGTGTTTACAGTAAACCGTTACAGTAGTAGGCCTGTGTTTACAGTAAACCGTTACAGTAGTAGGCCTGTGTTTACAGTAAACCGTTACAGTAGTAGGCCTGTGTTTACAGTAAACCGTTACAGTAGTAGGCCTGTGTTTACAGTAAACCGTTACAGTAGTAGGCCTGTGTTTACAGTAAACCGTTACAGTAGTAGGCCTGTGTGTACAGTACACCGTTACAGTAGTAGGCCTGTGTTTACAGTAAACCGTTACAGTAGTAGGCCTGTGTTTACAGTAAACCGTTACAGTAGTAGGCCTGTGTTTACAGTAAACCGTTACAGTAGTAAGCCTGTGTTTACAGTAAACCGTTACAGTAGTAGGCCTGTGTTTACAGTAAACGGTTACAGTAGTAGGCCTGTGTGTACAGTACACCGTTACAGTAGTAGGCCTGTGTCTACAGTACACCGTTACAGTAGTAGGCCTGTGTGTACAGTACACCGTTACAGTAGTAGGCCTGTGTGTACAGTACACCGTTACAGTAGTAGGCCTGTGTTTACAGTACACCGTTACAGTAGTAGGCCTGTGTTTACAGTAAACCGTTACAGTAGTAGGCCTGTGTCTACAGTACACCGTTACAGTAGTAGGCCTGTGTCTACAGTACACCGTTACAGTAGTAGGCCTGTGTTTACAGTAAACCGTTACAGTAGTAGGCCTGTGTCTACAGTACACCGTTACAGATATAGGCCTGTGTGTACAGTAAACCGTTACAGTAGTAGGCCTGTGTATACAGTACACCGTTACAGTAGTAtaaggttaaaaaaaaagttgACTATTATTACCCTCAAAACAAAGAACCTCTTGAGTTTGAACTGATTTAGTGCAGAAGTCCAACGGTTCCCCTTGGCCCCGGGTCCAGCTCCATCCCTAGCTCCAGCTCCAGTATCAGGTGTAGGGGCAGcagaccctctctcctctgtctctacctcgGGATGACCACTCTCCGGGACCTGGGGGCTCTGGGACTGGGGGCTCTGGGACTGGGGGCTCTGGGACTGGGGGCTCTGGTGCGGCTGGTTGCTCTGGGGCGGCTGGTTGCTCTGGGGGTCAGGTTGACTCTGGGGCGGCTGGTTGCTCTGGGGGTCAGGTTGACTCTGGGGCGGCTGGATGCTCTGGGGGTCAGGTTGACTCTGGGGCGGCTGGTTGCTCTGGGGGTCAGgttgactctggggctgaggtgAGGTCGGTGTCGCGTCCAGGtgagaggaggactgggtctcTGGTCCTAGTTCTGGGGGCTCCAGCTCCACATCCTTGAAAGTGACTGTTTTACCCTCAGACATTGTCCTATGATGAGATCTGAACAAACACCCACATACAGCAGTCGTCGgtaatatacattttaaaaaaaatctatcagGTTCATTACAAGTTTGCAACAGCAACCTAAACAAAAGAAGACACAATATCTAACTGGTCACTAGGAGGCCCTTTCTACTCCAATCAGACATATTCAAATGTTTGGTAAATACCAGGCCCGAGAGGCTTGTAGGAAGTCGAACCAAAACGCAGTGACGTTGTCAGCTGCTACAGAATCACACAGTGTACAACGGAATACGATACTAATCAATCGACGTCCATTGTACCTCCCAGTCTGGTGTCAATCACTATCAACAGAATCTCTTGAAGAAACAAAACCTTGTAAAATCGAgaaaacatatcaatacactaagCATTGTGTTTAATCAGTCTTTACTGTATATTAACTTTATTCATATTAAATATTACCATTACGCGTGTTATTTTACAGACTAACCCCGCCAGGGGAAACCCATGAGAATTAaagtgtaccaaatggcacccgattTCCTTCATAGCGCGCTGTTAGACCAGGACTCAGGAGTGCACTGCactgatagggaatagggtgccatggagTGAACAAATAGCCTTTCTCTTGTATTGGTTCCCATGTACTGTTGGCAATTCATGTTTGATAGCTTTGGTCAGTGATTAGGCAATGTCTACCTGTATTCAATCCCCCCAAGTGTGCATCCGTCAATTAAATAGGCTATAATTAGGACTACTAAATTTCATTAAGCTTCGGTCTTGAAACAAAGGTATTAGACTTTAGTACTGAGAGTATGTCATAGAACAGAACCATTCGACTACATTACGCACCAGAAATCTAACGTGACATTTTTGTGTTTTGCTGTTTCTTTATTGAAACAATATcggagggagaaaaaaaaacgtCTTATTTCAAACAAACTGGGATAGTATACAAGTATAGGCTACTTACCAGTTGGTGTTTGTGAATTCTGGGACGTATTGTTGTCAGAGGAAAACGAGTGGTATGAGAGCCAGTGAAAGATGCGCAACTGCAGGTTGCAGGTGTTTGTTTCCTTGTTCCGTGTTTTAGTTAAATGGGCAGCCACGGGGACGTACACGGAAACACAACACACTTGCTGTTCACGGTAGTTTCGGTGCTGGACAATCTGTTCACTGTACAGTGAAGGAAGGCGACACTACTCCCTGAGCTAGAGCTATTTAGCCTTAAACAAGCAAAATGCTTTAATTAAAAATATAACGCTGCTTTCTAAATTGCTAAAACGACTGAGCTGTTTTTGAGTTGGTTGTAGCCTGCAGTCAGCTACCGCATATCTGATAACAATTCAATGTAAAGTTCTCTATTCAAATGTGGCTCAGATATTGCCCATGCCACCCATACATTGTGGTTACAGGCCTAGCTTATAGCCAAGCTATTCACCCGACGAAAAATAATCAGTTTAAGGGTATTTAAATATTCAAAAAGACACCCACCAAATGTTCCTACAGTCTATAAAAATTGCCCTACAGTGATCGCAATAACATTTAATTTTCTTGGCTATATTTTACTTTCCAATCGTAACAATGTTAGGCCTTGTGTATGACAAATCTATAAAGAATAGATCTTAAGATAAGAATAGATCTTATACAAGCTATTCAGGCATGTTTCCTTGGCTATACTCTCTTTTCAGACTTATGTATCCCACAttgatgtgttttttttgtgCCTAAAATACCAATATTTAATTTCACCAGGTTTGACCCTTTGAGAGACAAGACATTAATCTTTAAAAACAATGTAATGACAGGGATGTAGTGATACATTTAGATTGAATAGGCCTTACATCATCAACCATCGACGCATCATTCATCTATTTGGGTTAATCGTATATGCATGCTGTAAGGCCACTCATTCCGTCTCCTTTGAAGGAGCTATTCATATATTCTGTCAAGGGCTTGACGTTTAAACCCAAACCTAGTTATAATCCTGAGGAACCATCAAAGCCACGTTGACAGGCGGCAGGCAACATTCTGTGAAAGGCTTTGTGCTCAGCGGGGTGTATTATTTAGCTACACCTACGCGCGACAGGTCTATTttctgtttacagacagaatacagtctgaaTTCAGCGTTAATCTATGCTCTATTCGCCCGAGACAGGATAACGTCTTCAGTGTTGTTAACTATAGCTGAATACCCTGGAGCTGAAAGACCAGGAAACGATGGGTTATGGTCAGATTCATGTCATTTACTGCTCATTAATCTAATCACTGCTTTGATGTAATGCgctaacaaatcaaatcaaagtttatttgtcacgtgagccgaatacaacaggtgtagtagacctcacagtgaaatgctgaatacaacaggtgtagtagacctcacagtgaaatgctgaatacaacaggtgtagtagacctcacagtgaactgctgaatacaacaggtgtagtagacctcacagtgaactgctgaatacaacaggtgtagtagaccttacagtgaaatgctgaatacaacaggtgtagtagacctcacagtgaaatgctgaatacaacaggtgtagtagaccttacagtgaaatgctgaatacaacaggtgtagtagaccttacagtaaaatgctgaatacaacaggtgtagtagaccttacagtgaaatgctgaatacaacaggtgtagtagacctcacagtgaaatgctgaatacaacaggtgtagtagacctcacagtgaaatgctgaatacaacaggtgtagtagacctgacagtgaaatgctgaatacaacaggtgtagtagacctcacagtgaaatgctgaatacaacaggtgtagtagacctcacagtgaaatgctgaatacaacaggtgtagtagaccttacagtgaaatgctgaatacaacaggtgtagtagacctcacagtgaaatgcttacttacaggctctaaccaatagtgcgggggaaaaaagtgtgtgtgtgtgtgtgtgtgtgtgtgtgtgtgtaggtaagtaaagaaataaaacagtaaaaaatacatttgaaaataagggtagcaaggctatatacagacaccggttagtcaggcttattgaggtagtatgtacatgtaggtatggttaaagtgactgtgcatatatgatgaacagagagtagcaaggatatatacagacaccggttagtcaggctgattgaggtagtatgtacatgtaggtatcgttaaagtgactgtgcatatatgatgaacagagagtagcagcagcgtaaatggAGGGGTTGATgggaggtgggacacaatgcagtaATAATATGTTATTAAGTGTCCTCCTGTTTTAAATTCCTAAAGGAACCTTTAAGTAGATAACCAGAAGCATTACTGATGGGTCTCCATTAGGACATCTGGAAATAatgttgtttttgctttgtataaaaaaattaaaggTAAATTTaaaggttaatttaaaaaaatatacacttccattcaaaagtttggggtcacctagaaatgtccttgtttttgaaagaaaagcacatttttcatcctgtaaaataacatcaaattgatcagaaatacattgtagactttgttaatgttgtaaatgactattgtagctggtaaCGGCTGAtgttaaatggaatatctacatagacgtacagaggcccattatcagcaaccatcactcctgtgttccaatggcacgttgtgttagctaatctaagtttattattttaaaaggctaattgatcattagaaaacccttttgcaattatgttagcacagctgtaaACTGTTATTCTGATTAttattttattggccagtctgagatattactttttcctttcaactctgcctagaaggccagcattccagAGTCCCCTTTTCACTGTGGACGTTGAGACTGGTTTTGCGGGAactatttaattaagctgccagttgaggacttgtgaggtgtctgtttctcatgaagcaaatggtgattttaaaacaattacagagtttaatggctgtgatagaagaaaactgaggatggatcaacaacattgtagctactcctaaatgacagagtgaaaataaggaagtctgtacagaataaaactattccaaaacatgcatcctgtttgcaacaaggaactaaagtaatactgcaaaaaatgtggcatatATACTTCTGTATTTCGTTttcaataaaataatatatatactgtatattcttcactttgtcattatgtgtgtagatgggtgtttCTATAGTATTTAATCAATGttaaaatcaggctgtaacacaacaaacagTGAAAtacgtcaaggggtatgaatgtaAATCTGTAAATGCACATTTGCATAAAAGGAATACATTAACCACAGTAACTGACTTTGAATGTGACTGCCTTGCTTATAAaatggttaccaacatattcaaataacaaTGAATTAGATATTTTCATTGAAATGTTattttgatacagttgaagtgggaagtttacatacacttaggttggcgtcattaaaactcgtttttcaaccactccacaaacagtgtggtgaagaaggcgctacagtgcatcttcaacctcaggagcctGCAGCAATttgtcttggcacctaaaaccctcaaaaacttttacagatgcacaattgagagcatcctgtcgggttgtatcaccACCTGGAATGGCAACTACAtcgtccgcaaccgcagggctctccagagggtggtgtgatctgcccaacgcatcaccgggggcaaactacctgcactccaggacacctacagcacccgatgtaacaggaaggccaaaatgatcatcaacggctatttaacagtctgatggccttgagatagaagcagtttttcatgctcttggtcccagctttgttgcacctgtactggcctcgccttctggatggtagcggggtgaacaggcagtggctcgggtggttgttgtccttgtccACTAatgtccaataataataataataattatataatAATCCACTTGTCCAATAATATTTACATAcagctttactcatctcatatgtatatcctgtattctattctattgtattttaaacaatgccaccatGACGTTACttaatctaatatttatatatttcttaattccattattttacttttagatgtgtgtgtattgttgtgaattgttagatattactgaactGTTGGAGCTCGGAACACAATCATTTCGTTacaaccgcaataacatctgacTTGATTTGCCCACTGACTCGCCTCAGTTTCAGGTGCAACACACCAGACTAAGGGAGAGTGCTGTAATGTGGGAGGACAGGTGCAACACACCAGACTAAGGGAGAATGATGTAATGTGGGAGGACAGGTGCAACACACCAGACTAAGGGAGAATGATGTAATGTGGGAGGACAGGTGCAACACACCAGACTAAGGGAGAATGATGTAATGTGGGAGGACAGGTGCAACACACCAGACTAAGGGAGAATGCTGTAATGTGGGAGGACCGGGACTTCAGCTGTTATTGTCAGAGGTAAGTCTAACGTAGTGAACAGACGGCTACAAGTTGATTTAGCAGACTGCAGAAACAGGTCCAACAATGTGATCATTATTAGACACCGC is from Salvelinus fontinalis isolate EN_2023a unplaced genomic scaffold, ASM2944872v1 scaffold_0025, whole genome shotgun sequence and encodes:
- the LOC129842244 gene encoding tumor protein p63-regulated gene 1-like protein, giving the protein MSEGKTVTFKDVELEPPELGPETQSSSHLDATPTSPQPQSQPDPQSNQPPQSQPDPQSIQPPQSQPDPQSNQPPQSQPDPQSNQPPQSNQPHQSPQSQSPQSQSPQSQSPQVPESGHPEVETEERGSAAPTPDTGAGARDGAGPGAKGNRWTSALNQFKLKRFFVLRPGTLDQALEDIKALINQEDGAVHGVWLMAEVDHWNNEKERVVLITDTSLLVCKYDFVMLNIEQIQKIPLNFIDRISHGNFSFPQRSLLT